GGCACGGGCAGCGGGGGCCGCTCGGTGGTGAGCAGCGCGGTGGGCAGCGCGTCCGGTCCGGGGCGCTCCGGCGCCGGGCGGTCGAGCACCAGGTCATCGGGCACGGGAGTCGCGGACACCGGAGCCTCGGACACCGAAGGCTCCGGCACCGGAGGCTCCGACACCTCGACGAGGGTCGGCTCGCCTCCCTGGCGCGGCACCCTGGGCCGCGGCGACTCAGACCACCGCACCTCGGGCCGCCTCGCCTCGGCCCCGCGCGCCTCGACGTGCTGCCCCTCGGGCTGCTGCGCCTCGGCGCGCTGCAGGTGGACGCTGCGCGCACCGGTGCGGAGCTCGGCGTGCGCCAGGGCGAGCCGGGCACGCGCCACCCGCTCCTCCCGCGTCAGCACCTCGACCGCCATGCCCGCCCCTGTGTCCGACTCCAGCCCCGGAGGGCTCATCTGCGCGGACGCCTCTGACCTGCGGCGATGCTCTGGCCGACACCGAGAGAGACGTCATGTTCGAACGTCTGTTCGACATCTCTAGTACACGCTCCGCATCGCGTGATGTCAACCTGCCGTCCGCTCGCAGCGCGCCCACCCGACCCGCCCGGCGTCGTCGACCGGGACCAACGGCCACCCGTCGCGCGCGGCCTACGGCGTATGGTTTGACAGATTCATCAAGCCGTCAGGCGTCTCCCTGGAGTCCCCCGTGCCCCTGCGCGCCCACGGCGTCGACCGCCCCCTGGCCGACGTCAAGGCCGACCTGTTCAAGGCCCTCGCCCACCCCGTGCGGGTCCGCACGCTCGAGCTGCTGGTCGAGCGCGACCGGCAGGTCGCCGAGCTGCTGACCGAGCTCGGGCTCGAGGCCTCTCACCTGTCCCAGCACCTCGGGGTGCTCCGCCGCGCCGGCGTGGTGACCGCACGCCGCACGGGCAACGCCGTGCACTACGCGCTGGCCCAGCCCGCGGTCGCGGACATGCTCGCGGCCGCGCGCGCCGTGCTCGTCGACGCCGCCGCCCGCCGGCACGACCTGCTCGCGGAGGACCCGGCATGAGCACCGCGGACCCGGACGGACCGGCCCCGCGCGTCACCAGCGCGGCACGCGCGCACCCCGGCGCGCTGCTCGTCGCGGCCCGCCGCCGCTTCACCGCGCTGGCACCCCGGCGCGACGACTACACGGGCCTGGCCCGGTCCTGGCGGCGAGACCTGCTCGCGGGCCTGACGGTCGCGATCGTCGCCCTGCCGCTCGCGCTCGGCTTCGGCGTGTCGTCCGGGCTCGGCGCCGCGGCAGGCCTCGTGACGGCCGTCGTCGCGGGTGCGGTCGCGGCCGTGCTCGGCGGCTCCCACCTGCAGGTCAGCGGACCGACGGGCGCCATGACGGTGGTGCTGCTGCCCGTGGTCGCGCGGTTCGGCCCGGAGTCGGTGCCCGTCGTGGCGATCATGGCGGGCGGGATCGTCGTGCTTGCGGGCGTGCTGGGGCTGGGCAGGCTCGTCGCCTACATCCCGTGGCCCGTGGTCGAGGGGTTCACGGTCGGCATCGGCGTGGTCATCGCGCTCCAGCAGGTCCCGCTGGCCCTCGGCACGCCTGCCGCGCACGGCACCAACGCCGCGCTCGTCGCGGCCCGCACGCTGACGGCGGTCGACTGGTCCGCGGCCGTGGCGCCGCTCGCGCTCGTCGCGCTGTCGGTCGCCCTGCTGGTCGTGCTGCCGCGGGTCCGGCGCGGCCTGCCCGCCTCGCTCGTCGCGGTCGTCGTCGCGACGCTCGTCGCCGAGCTCGCGCACCTGGACGTGGACCGCATCGGCGCGCTGCCCCGCTCGCTGCCCGCGCCGCACGTGCCGGTGATCGACGCGACCACCACCAGCGTGCTCTTCTCGTCCGCGCTCGCCGTGGCGGCGCTCGCGGCGCTCGAGTCGCTGCTGTCCGCGCACGTGGCCGACGGCATGGCCGACGACCTGCCGCGCACGCGCCCCAACCGTGAGCTGGTGGGCCAGGGCCTGGCGAACGTCGCCTCGGGCCTGTTCGGCGGCCTGCCCGCGACGGGCGCGATCGCGCGCACCGCGGTCAACGTGCGCTCGGGCGCCCGGACCCGCCTCGCGGCGCTCAGCCACGCCGCGGTGCTGGCCGGCGTCGTGTACCTGGCCGCGTCGTGGGTGGGTCGCATCCCGCTCGCGGCCCTGGCCGCCGTGCTGCTCGTCACCGCGGCGCGCATGGTCGACGTGTCCACCGCCGCGGCCATCTGCCGCTCGGGCCGGTCCGGCGCGACCGTCTTCGTCGCGACGCTCGTCGTGACCGTGGTGTTCGACCTGGTGCTGGCCGTGGAGGTGGGCGTGGCGGTCGCCGCGGTGCTCGCGCTGCGCGCGGTCGCGCGTGCGAGCGGCCTGCACCGTGAGGACGCCCCCGACGAGGTGGTGCACGCCGACGACGAGCGCGTGCTGCTGCACGAGCACATCGCGGTGTACCGGATCGACGGTGCGCTGTTCTTCGCGGACGTGCGGCGGTTCCTCGACGAGATCGCGCTGGTCAGCGACGTGCGCGTGGTGGTGCTGCGCCTGTCCAGCGTGAGCGTGCTGGACACCAGCGGCGCGCACGCGCTCGCGCAGATCGTCGCGGACCTGCAGCACCGCGGGATCGTCGTGCTGCTCAAGGGGCTGCGGCCGCAGCACCGCCGCGTCGTGGAGTCGGTGGGTGTGCTCGACGTGCTCGCGCACGAGCACCACCTGTTCGACGACCTCGACGAGGCGCTCGCGCACGCCCGCTCGCACGTGCGCCGCGAGCGGGCCACGATGGGCGCTGCCGCCAGTCCGGGCACCGGCCCGGGCCCGACGAAGCCGGAGGAGCCGTGACCTCGATCATCCGTCCCGTCGCACCGGACCCGTACGGCCTGCTGCCTCAGGTCCCGTCGTTCGACGTCACCAGCACCGACTGGACGCACGGCGCGCCCGTGCCGGACGTGCACACCAACACCGACGCCGGCCGGAACGTGTCCCCTCAGGTCTCCTGGTCGGGCTTCCCGCGCGAGACGGCGGGCTTCGCGGTCAGCGTGTTCGACCCGGATGCGCCCGGCGTCGCGGGCTGGTTCCACTGGACCGTCCTGGGCCTGGGGTCGGACGTGACGTCGCTCGCATCCGGCGCGGGCTCACCCGACGGCGCCGGGCTGCCCGCGGGCGCGTTCCAGCTCCGCAACGACGACGCCACGGTCGGCTACATCGGCTGCGCACCTCCCCCGGGCGACCAGGTCCACCGCTACTTCCTGGCCGTGCACGCTCTCGACTCAGCGGACCTGGGGCTCTCGCCCGACTCCCCGCCCGGCGCGGTGAGCTGTGCTCTGGTGTTCCACACGCTGGCCCGCGGCGTGCTGGTCGGCACGTACCAGCGCTGAGCCGCGGTGGGTACGCTGCGCGGCGTGACGCTGGGGACGCTGACCTGGGAGCCCGCGCTCGACCACCTGGACCTGGTGGCCTCGAGCACCGCACGTGCGCTGACCGCCTGGGCGGAGCACGACGACGAGGTCGCGCGCGCCGTGCTCGTCACGTCGATCGACCCGGACCTCGCGGACACGGCCGCGCTCACCGCGGCGTTCGCGCTGCCGCCGTCCGCGTCGGTCAACTGCGTCCTGGTCGCGGGCCGGCGTGAGGGCACCGAACGCATCGCGGCCGCCGCGGTGCGCGCGACCACGCGCGCCGACGTCAACAACGCCGTCAAGCGCCTGCTCGACGTGCGCAAGGCATCCTTCCTGCCGATGGACCGCGCGACCGCCGAGTCGGGCATGGAGTACGGCGGCATCACGCCCGTCGGCCTGCCGGACGGCTACCGCGTCCTGGTCGACGCGCGCGTCGCGGAACCCGACGAGTCGGGTGGCCTGGTGGTGATCGGCAGCGGCCTGCGCCGGTCCAAGATCGCGCTCCCGGGCACCCTGCTGGCGCGTCTGCCCGGCGCGGAGGTCGTCGAGGGTCTCGCCCTGGCTTGACGCTGGTCGGGGTCCGCTTTGACCGGTCGTTGACCCCTCGATGGAGCGCTCTCGACCTCGTCGGCAGACCGCCGCGAATCGGGCGGTGACACGTGTCCGAACCGGGACCGACGTCCCGTCAGGAGCGCCGCGCGCCAGCCGAACATCAGGACATGGACACGCTCCTGGCAGACCCGCACGACGAGGTTCTGGTCGCCACCGTCACGACCTTCCTCGCCGCCTCCTCCGCGCTCGACGACGACTTCCCGCCCTTCTGGGACTGACGCGCCCCACCCCCGCGCGCGGCCCCCAGGCGGGGGTCAGCCGACCCGCGTCGCCCAGAACGCCACGGCCCCCGCGGCCGCGACGTTGAGCGAGTCGACCCCGCCCGCCATGGGGATACGCACGACGAGGTCGCACGCCGCGATCGTCGCGTCCTTCAGCCCGTCGCCCTCGGCGCCGAGCACCACCGCGAGCCGCTCCGGCGGGTCCGCGACCAGCTCGTCGAGCGTGATCGCGTCGTCGGACAGCGCGAGCGCCGCGGTCACGAACCCGGCCTCGCGCAGCGCGTCCACCCCACCGGGCCACGGGTCGATCCGCGTCCACGGCACCTGGAACACCGTGCCCATCGAGACGCGCACCGACCGCCGGTAGAGCGGGTCAGCGCAGCGCGGCGTGACCAGCACGGCGTCGACGCCGAGCGCGGCGGCCGAGCGGAACGCGGCGCCGACGTTGGTGTGGTCCACCACGTCCTCGAGGACCGCGACGCGCCGCGCCCCGGCCAGGACGTCGGACAGCGCGGGAAGCGCGGGTCGGTGCATCGCCGCCAGCGCACCCCGGTGCACGTGGAAGCCGGTGATCTGCTCGAGCACGGCCTCGTCGGCCACGAAGAGCGGCACCACGGCGTCGTCGTCGACCGTCTGCATCATGCGCTCGAGGTCCGCGACCCACCGGGGGGCCAGCAGCACCGAGCGCGGGCGGTGCCCGGCGCGCAGCGCGCGCTCCAGCACCGTCGAGGACTCCGCGATGTAGAGGCCCTTGGCGGGCTCGTGCCGCGAGCGCAGCGCGACGTCGGTCAGCGAGACGTAGTCGGCCAGGCGCGGGTCGGACGGGTCGGTCACGGGGATCAGGTCGAGGCGCGGCACGCGCGCCATGATCCCAGGACCGCGTGCCGCCTCAGCCCAGCGTGACGGCCGCGGGCGATCCCGTGACGGCGAACGTCGCGGTCCGGTCCCCCGCGTGCACCTGGTAGTCGCCGCGCCACCCGCGCACGGTCACGCGGCCCGCGCCGTCCGTGCGCATCGTCGTGGGCGCGTGCCACCACTGGCCCCGGACCAGGTCGCGCAGCGCGTCGTACGCGGGCTTGGTGGTCCCGTCGGTACGGACCAGGCCCGCGGGCGCGCCCAGCCACGCACCCTCGTCGGCCAGGCCCCAGTACGTGATCGCCTTCACCGCGGGGTGCTCGGCGAGCAGCGTGTAGTGCGCGACGATCTCGGCCGCCTGCCGCTCCTCGCCCTGCGGCGTCGACGGCCACGAGTCGACCCGGTGGTCGTTGAGGTCGACGATCTCCTTCGGCATGAGCTCACCGGAGACGAGCGTCGTCTCGGTCAGGTGCAGCGGCAGGCCGAACCGGGAGAACCGCTCGAGCACACGGTGCGTCTTGTCCACGCCCCACCAGCCCTGGTGCATGTGGCTCTGCAGCCCGAGCGCGTCGACGTGGATCCCGGCGGCGAGCACGTCCTCGACCAGGTGCTCGTACGCCGGCGACATGTCGAAGTCGTTGAGCAGCAGCGTCGCGCGCGGGTTGGCGGCGCGTGCCGTCTCGAACGCGAGCCGGACGGTCTCCACGCGGCCCTTGTGCCGGGCCAGGGGCGTGATCGCGTTCTCCTCGGCGGTGAACACGGGCATGATCACCACCTCGTTGATGGCGTCCCACGTGTCGATCAACCCCACGAAGTCGGTGACGTCACGCGTGATGCGCTCGCGCTGGATCCGCTCCACCTCCTCGAGCGGGCGGCCCAGGAGCCACTGCGGGGCGAGCGTGTGCCACATCAGCGGATGCCCCTTGACCCGCACGCCGCGCTCGACGAACCAGCGGGCCGCGGCCCGCAGCCGCGCGGTGTCCGGGCGGCCCTCCTCGGGCTCGAAGCCGCGCCAGTAGAACGGCAGCGTCGCGGTGTCGAACAGGTCCAGCCACAGTTCCTCGAGCCGGCGTGCACCGGTGGGCGACGCACCCCCGAACGCGGGTTCGGGGGTGTCGTCACCGTCGTGGTTGGCGAGTCCGACGAAGTCGAAGCCCGTGCACCCGAACGCGAACGCGTGCCGCGTCTGGGCGACCGTGACGTCCTGGTCGGCGAGCGGTGCGCCGTGGGCGTCGTGCACGGTCAGGACCGTCTCGACGGTGCGCTGGGCGAGGCCGGTGCTGCTCGACATGGGTCTCCTTCGCGGTGCGGCGCGCCGGGCCCGGACGCCGTGGAGAACGTTATCGAACTCGGGCGGCACGTCCGCCCACCAGCGCCGCGACGCCGCCGAGCGCGGCCGCGACCGGCACCACCAGGAACGCGTCGTGCATGCCGAACGCGTCCGCGAGCGCACCCAGCAGGAACGGCGCGACACCGATCGCCAGGCCGCCCGCAAGCGTCGCGCGGGACTGCGCGACGTCCTGCGCGTCGGGCGCGGTCGCGAGCAGCAGAGCGATGGACAACGGGTACTGCGCGCCGTAGCCGAACCCCGCGACCACGAGCCCGACCACCGCGACCGCGGGCGTGCTCGCGGTCCACAGCACGGCCCACCCCAGGATCGCGACGACGAACGAGCCGGCCAGCAGCAGCGCGGGCCGCACGCGCAGCGACAAGGGGCCGACGAGGAAGCGCACCGCGGACATGCCCGCGAGCAGCCCCGCCGTCGTCGCGGTCGCGATCCCGGCGCCCGCACCCGTCTGCTCACGCACCAGGTCCGTGGACCAGTACGTCGTCGCGTTCTCGAGCGCGATCGCGGCGATCACGGCCACCAGGAAGAACCACCCCGCGGGGCTCGTGCGGTGCCGGACGGGAGGATGGTGCAGCTCGACCACCGCGACCGCGAGCGCCTCGACCGAGCCCAGCACCGGGGCCACGCCGTCGGGCGCCGTCGGGGGCTCGTACGGCACCGCGGGGCTCGTCGTCGGCGCCTCCGCTGCCGTCCCGGGCGTCGCCGCGGGTGTCATCGCCCCGCCGGGGCGGATGCGGGACGTGAACCACCACGTCGCGCCCGCCAGCAGGACCGTGACCGCGACCGCGGGCCGCCAGCCCCACCCGATCGCGACGCTCGCGCCGACGGCGAGCGGACCGACCAGCCCCACGCTGGACCCCACGCCGTTCGCCTCGGTCACCGCGGCCGACGCGGCAGGACCGTGGTGCAGCGCGAGCCCGGGCTGGGCCGACGAGATCGCGACGTTGCCGCCCAGCGACAGCACCAGCATCGCGGGCAGGCTCACCGCGAGCGACGGTGCCAGGACCAGCGCGAGCACCCCGAGCGCGACGAGTGCGAGCGAGACCTGCAGGGCCGCCCGCCGGCCGCGCCGCGTGACGAGCCGGGGCGTGAGCCCCGCGGCGACCACCGCACCCGCGGCCATGGCCGTGCCGTGCAGACCGGCCTGCGCGGCGGTGATGCCGAACTCGTCGGCCAGCAGCGACACGCTCGGGTTGAAGCTGTAGAGGAGCCACCCCCACGTCACGAAGCAGCCGTAGAAGGTCAGGGTCAGCCGGTCGCGGCGCACCGCACGAGGATACGGGCGCGCGGACGCGGCACCCCGGGACCTGCCGGTCGCGGCTCGCGGCGCAGCAGGAGGGGCGGGGCGCCGTTCGCGCACCCCGCCCCTCGTGAAGCGTGCGTGCTCAGGCCGAGCAGGTGGCCGTGAGCGCGCCCGGCGTCCCCGAGCCGATGAAGCCGACGTTGGCGGACGCTCCAGCACCCAGCGACGCGTTCCAGGCCGCCGGGCTGATGGTGCTCCCGGACAGCGTCCCGCCCCAGATCTGGCTGATCGTCGCGCCGCCCACCTGCACGGACCACGAGCGGATGGGCGCGGAGCCCGCCGTGACCACGACGTCGCCGATGTAGCCGCCGGGCCACGTGCTGGAGACCTTCACGGTCGCGGTGCACGCACCGCCGGGCTGCGTCGTCGGACCGGACGTCGGCCCGCTCGTCGGCTCAGAGGTGGGCTCCGAGGTGGGCTCGGTGGTGGGCTCGGTCGTGGGTTCGGTGGTGGGCTCGCTCGTCGGCTCCGTGGTCGGTTCGGTGCCGCCGCCGATCATGATGTCCGAGCACAGGTAGTACGACTGGTCGAGGTGGCTGGCCTGCCAGATCGTGTAGAGCACGGCGCGCCCGCTGCGCCCCGGGAGGTCGATGTCGGTCTGGTACAGGCCCGTGGTCGGGTAGCGACCGGTCGTCTTCAGCAGCTCGAGGTCCGACCACGCGAGCGCTTTGGTCGTCGGGTCGTACCCCGGCTTGCTCACGTAGACCTTGAGGTAGTCGGCGCCGTGCTTCGCGCTGTCGGTGAGCGTCAGCGTGAAGCTGTTCGGCACGCTCGTCGTCGTCCACCGTCCGGGCGTGTCGAGCGAGCCGTAGCGGCCGTCGAAAGTTCGGCCGGCGCTGCACAGCTGGCCGTCCGGGATCGCAGCCTCGTGGTTGCCCGCGACGCCCTCACGGAACAGGCCGTTCCAGTTCCACATGGTGTTGGGGTCGGCCTGGAACGCCGCCCAGCACATGGGGTCTTCGTCGGCCATCTCGGGGTTGAGGTGGTCGGAGCCCCACCGCAGCCAGCAGCCGTAGTTGCGGCTCGCGGGGTCGGTCACCGAACCGTGCGCGCTCGCGCCGGGCGCCGCGAGCGTCGTGACGCCGAGCGCGACCACGATCGCGACGGGCAGTGCGAGCGCGATCCGGCGCAGCCGCCGCAGCGGCCCTGTCCGGTCGGGAGAACGTCGCATGGTTCCTCCTGGAGGTCGGAGCACGTGCGCACGGGACCCGCCACGCTGCGGGCCCCCGGACGTGCAGGCGCGGTCAGCCCACCGTCCGGCCGCGCGCGTCCGCGCGGCAAGCGCCGAATCGGTTCACCCGTTCGGCGCAGCCGCGTCTCAGACCTCCTCGGCGACCGCCGCCGCGAACTGGCTCTGGTACAGCCGGGCGTACGCTCCGCCCGCCGCCAGGAGCTCGTCGTGCGTGCCCTGCTCGACGATCGCGCCGCGCTCCATGACCAGGATCGCGCTCGCGTCGCGGATCGTGGACAGGCGGTGCGCGATCACGAACGACGTCCGGCCGACCCGCAGCGCGTTCATCGCCTTCTGCACCAGCACCTCGGTGCGCGTGTCCACCGACGACGTCGCCTCGTCGAGGATGAGGATGCTCGGGTCGGCCAGGAACGCGCGCGCGATCGTCAGTAGCTGCTTCTCACCCGCGGACACCCCCGCGCCGTCGTCGTCGATCACGGTCTCGTAGCCGTGCGGCAGCGTCCGGACGAACCGGTCCACGTGCGTGGCCTGCGCCGCCGCGACCACCTGCTCGTGCGTCGCACCGTCGACGCCGTAGGCGATGTTCTCTTCGATCGTGCCGCCGAACAGCCACGTGTCCTGCAGCACCATCCCCATGCGGCGGCGCAGGTCGTCGCGCGTCAGGTCCCGCGTGTCGACGCCGTCGAGCGTGATGCGGCCACCGTCGACCTCGTAGAACCGCATGAGCAGGTTGACCAGCGTGGTCTTGCCGGCCCCCGTGGGGCCGACGATCGCGATGGTCTGACCCGGCTCCGCCACCAGCGACAGGTCGCGGATGAGCGGCTCGTCGGGGCGGTAGGAGAACGCGACGTGCTCGAACGCGACGCGGCCGCGGACCGGCTCCGGCAGCTGCGCGGCGGGCTCCGGGTCCGGGCTCTGCTCGGGCGCGTCGAGCAGCTCGAACACCCGCTCCACGGATGCGACACCCGA
The Cellulomonas gilvus ATCC 13127 DNA segment above includes these coding regions:
- a CDS encoding MFS transporter, with the translated sequence MLERPPTSASSARGRRARSRPPARPEHARFTRGGVRERRPAPPAAPRAATGRSRGAASARPYPRAVRRDRLTLTFYGCFVTWGWLLYSFNPSVSLLADEFGITAAQAGLHGTAMAAGAVVAAGLTPRLVTRRGRRAALQVSLALVALGVLALVLAPSLAVSLPAMLVLSLGGNVAISSAQPGLALHHGPAASAAVTEANGVGSSVGLVGPLAVGASVAIGWGWRPAVAVTVLLAGATWWFTSRIRPGGAMTPAATPGTAAEAPTTSPAVPYEPPTAPDGVAPVLGSVEALAVAVVELHHPPVRHRTSPAGWFFLVAVIAAIALENATTYWSTDLVREQTGAGAGIATATTAGLLAGMSAVRFLVGPLSLRVRPALLLAGSFVVAILGWAVLWTASTPAVAVVGLVVAGFGYGAQYPLSIALLLATAPDAQDVAQSRATLAGGLAIGVAPFLLGALADAFGMHDAFLVVPVAAALGGVAALVGGRAARVR
- a CDS encoding TrmH family RNA methyltransferase → MARVPRLDLIPVTDPSDPRLADYVSLTDVALRSRHEPAKGLYIAESSTVLERALRAGHRPRSVLLAPRWVADLERMMQTVDDDAVVPLFVADEAVLEQITGFHVHRGALAAMHRPALPALSDVLAGARRVAVLEDVVDHTNVGAAFRSAAALGVDAVLVTPRCADPLYRRSVRVSMGTVFQVPWTRIDPWPGGVDALREAGFVTAALALSDDAITLDELVADPPERLAVVLGAEGDGLKDATIAACDLVVRIPMAGGVDSLNVAAAGAVAFWATRVG
- a CDS encoding SulP family inorganic anion transporter: MSTADPDGPAPRVTSAARAHPGALLVAARRRFTALAPRRDDYTGLARSWRRDLLAGLTVAIVALPLALGFGVSSGLGAAAGLVTAVVAGAVAAVLGGSHLQVSGPTGAMTVVLLPVVARFGPESVPVVAIMAGGIVVLAGVLGLGRLVAYIPWPVVEGFTVGIGVVIALQQVPLALGTPAAHGTNAALVAARTLTAVDWSAAVAPLALVALSVALLVVLPRVRRGLPASLVAVVVATLVAELAHLDVDRIGALPRSLPAPHVPVIDATTTSVLFSSALAVAALAALESLLSAHVADGMADDLPRTRPNRELVGQGLANVASGLFGGLPATGAIARTAVNVRSGARTRLAALSHAAVLAGVVYLAASWVGRIPLAALAAVLLVTAARMVDVSTAAAICRSGRSGATVFVATLVVTVVFDLVLAVEVGVAVAAVLALRAVARASGLHREDAPDEVVHADDERVLLHEHIAVYRIDGALFFADVRRFLDEIALVSDVRVVVLRLSSVSVLDTSGAHALAQIVADLQHRGIVVLLKGLRPQHRRVVESVGVLDVLAHEHHLFDDLDEALAHARSHVRRERATMGAAASPGTGPGPTKPEEP
- a CDS encoding YbhB/YbcL family Raf kinase inhibitor-like protein, with the translated sequence MTSIIRPVAPDPYGLLPQVPSFDVTSTDWTHGAPVPDVHTNTDAGRNVSPQVSWSGFPRETAGFAVSVFDPDAPGVAGWFHWTVLGLGSDVTSLASGAGSPDGAGLPAGAFQLRNDDATVGYIGCAPPPGDQVHRYFLAVHALDSADLGLSPDSPPGAVSCALVFHTLARGVLVGTYQR
- a CDS encoding ArsR/SmtB family transcription factor, with the protein product MPLRAHGVDRPLADVKADLFKALAHPVRVRTLELLVERDRQVAELLTELGLEASHLSQHLGVLRRAGVVTARRTGNAVHYALAQPAVADMLAAARAVLVDAAARRHDLLAEDPA
- a CDS encoding lytic polysaccharide monooxygenase auxiliary activity family 9 protein, with the protein product MRRSPDRTGPLRRLRRIALALPVAIVVALGVTTLAAPGASAHGSVTDPASRNYGCWLRWGSDHLNPEMADEDPMCWAAFQADPNTMWNWNGLFREGVAGNHEAAIPDGQLCSAGRTFDGRYGSLDTPGRWTTTSVPNSFTLTLTDSAKHGADYLKVYVSKPGYDPTTKALAWSDLELLKTTGRYPTTGLYQTDIDLPGRSGRAVLYTIWQASHLDQSYYLCSDIMIGGGTEPTTEPTSEPTTEPTTEPTTEPTSEPTSEPTSGPTSGPTTQPGGACTATVKVSSTWPGGYIGDVVVTAGSAPIRSWSVQVGGATISQIWGGTLSGSTISPAAWNASLGAGASANVGFIGSGTPGALTATCSA
- a CDS encoding endo-1,4-beta-xylanase, with protein sequence MSSSTGLAQRTVETVLTVHDAHGAPLADQDVTVAQTRHAFAFGCTGFDFVGLANHDGDDTPEPAFGGASPTGARRLEELWLDLFDTATLPFYWRGFEPEEGRPDTARLRAAARWFVERGVRVKGHPLMWHTLAPQWLLGRPLEEVERIQRERITRDVTDFVGLIDTWDAINEVVIMPVFTAEENAITPLARHKGRVETVRLAFETARAANPRATLLLNDFDMSPAYEHLVEDVLAAGIHVDALGLQSHMHQGWWGVDKTHRVLERFSRFGLPLHLTETTLVSGELMPKEIVDLNDHRVDSWPSTPQGEERQAAEIVAHYTLLAEHPAVKAITYWGLADEGAWLGAPAGLVRTDGTTKPAYDALRDLVRGQWWHAPTTMRTDGAGRVTVRGWRGDYQVHAGDRTATFAVTGSPAAVTLG
- a CDS encoding YbaK/EbsC family protein; protein product: MTLGTLTWEPALDHLDLVASSTARALTAWAEHDDEVARAVLVTSIDPDLADTAALTAAFALPPSASVNCVLVAGRREGTERIAAAAVRATTRADVNNAVKRLLDVRKASFLPMDRATAESGMEYGGITPVGLPDGYRVLVDARVAEPDESGGLVVIGSGLRRSKIALPGTLLARLPGAEVVEGLALA